In Dromaius novaehollandiae isolate bDroNov1 chromosome 2, bDroNov1.hap1, whole genome shotgun sequence, one DNA window encodes the following:
- the CABYR gene encoding calcium-binding tyrosine phosphorylation-regulated protein isoform X2: MHSSRARLVIPYGLKTLLDGASKAVLQTNPDDIPGFAALYFQELVAFREEDWNERLPQRLDTQDTSVPGEPKQKEKCTDTEEDQLLESPDTEYTSKMTQYPSTHNDFVENKSPTGPDEASSPKGPELAYVPTDPAQLATQMLGNTDSVHSVKDVATSVQTLPEVSLSSENIFAPVEGAAEDDPAIPAAEWSAEAVRAQLGVQRQSSEAGELGPSDSQAEVSTNDVNQVSSVPLQEEPSPPSPPPAPPPKAPLQAMPPHNEIEVTLTTEVVSVRQADELVTDAEVPPYIEHFPQKIIVLSLDQIAYLLKIERLLNAGQFSCAKILGPSADDVVCDPEKTESTAQMASAEQAMAASEAVQPPPYSNVWTLYCLTDLSQGQKSPPSLPPAGTGIPYPQATLSLSVGKDQQQFLQPMPLQGQPPQLFSPTYVIPEESKRGNVPPFILVGSTVQNTQDWKPIPGQAVLPQQDTGARRFTTIPVPVARLADQQAATPNPNPNAAQETARPPTPVFLSVAIPLDDVMSAKKGSPAGDKQTPMQPVAGSYSIAGQFTLTSGPIHRAGS; the protein is encoded by the exons AAGACTGGAATGAGAGACTGCCACAGAGATTGGACACACAAGACACTTCAGTTCCTGGGGAGcccaaacaaaaggaaaagtgtACTGACACAGAGGAGGACCAACTCCTTGAAAGCCCTGATACTGAATATACCTCCAAAATGACTCAGTACCCGTCAACTCACAATGACTTTGTAGAAAACAAATCCCCCACCGGACCTGATGAAGCTTCGTCCCCCAAGGGACCGGAACTTGCATACGTCCCCACTGACCCTGCCCAGCTTGCTACCCAGATGCTAGGTAACACTGATTCTGTTCATTCTGTGAAGGATGTGGCAACAAGTGTGCAGACTCTTCCTGAAGTGTCTCTGAGCTCAGAGAACATATTTGCACCAGTAGAAGGTGCTGCTGAAGATGATCCTGCTATCCCAGCAGCTGAGTGGTCTGCAGAGGCTGTTAGGGCACAACTGGGGGTGCAAAGGCAGTCTTCCGAGGCGGGAGAACTAGGTCCCTCAGACAGCCAGGCTGAAGTCTCAACAAATGATGTAAATCAAGTTTCCTCAGTCCCCTTGCAGGAAGAACCATCACCGCCTTCACCACCACCAGCACCTCCACCTAAAGCTCCGTTGCAGGCTATGCCTCCCCATAACGAAATTGAGGTTACCTTAACCACTGAGGTTGTATCAGTGCGTCAAGCTGATGAGCTGGTTACGGATGCAGAGGTTCCACCTTACATAGAGCACTTTCCACAGAAAATAATCGTTCTCTCACTTGACCAAATAGCTTATCTGTTAAAGATTGAGCGGCTATTAAATGCAGGCCAGTTCTCATGTGCTAAAATCTTAGGTCCATCTGCTGATGACGTAGTGTGTGACCCTGAGAAAACGGAATCCACAGCACAAATGGCATCTGCTGAACAAG CCATGGCAGCAAGCGAAGCAGTACAGCCACCACCATATTCTAATGTGTGGACCCTCTATTGTCTAACTGACTTGAGCCAAGGTCAAAAATCACCACCATCCCTTCCTCCTGCTGGAACTGGCATTCCTTATCCCCAAGCAACCCTCTCTCTATCTGTGGGGAAGGATCAACAACAGTTCCTCCAACCAATGCCACTACAAGGTCAACCACCACAACTATTCTCTCCAACTTACGTGATACCAGAAGAAAGCAAGAGGGGAAATGTTCCACCTTTCATTTTAGTGGGCTCTACTGTTCAGAACACACAGGACTGGAAACCTATTCCTGGCCAGGCTGTGCTTCCGCAGCAAGACACTGGTGCTAGGAGATTCACTACAATCCCAGTACCAGTTGCCAGGCTAGCTGATCAGCAAGCAGCTACGCCAAACCCCAATCCTAATGCTGCACAGGAGACTGCTAGGCCGCCAACCCCAGTTTTTCTCTCAGTTGCCATTCCTCTGGATGATGTAATGTCTGCAAAGAAAGGCTCACCAGCTGGTGATAAGCAAACACCCATGCAGCCTGTTGCAGGAAGTTATAGTATTGCAGGACAGTTTACACTTACATCTGGCCCAATCCACAGAGCAGGTTCATGA